The genomic interval CCGACGGCACCCCCCTCACCGCCTCGGCGGTCGCCCGATCGCTGACCTACGCGGCCGACCCGGACAACCAGCTCGCCGGAGCCCGTACGGTCCTGCCGAACGTCCCCTTCACGGCGCGCGCCGACGACCGCACCCGCACCGTGTCGGTGTCCGCCGACGCCCCCTTTCCGTTCCTGATCCGCACCGTCGGCCTGCTGCCGATCGTCTGCCCGGCCGGACTGGACCGGCCCGGCTCGCTCGCCCGCGCCACCCAGGGCACCGGCCCCTATGTGCTGACCCGCTTTTCCCCCGGCGGGCCGTACGAGTTCACCGTCCGCGACGGCTACACCTGGGGGCCCGACGGCGCGACGACCGCCGCCCGCGGCCTCCCCGAGCGCATCCGGCTCTCGGTGGTGCCCCAGACCTCCACGGCGGCGAACCTCCTGCTGACCGGGGGCGTCGACATCGCGCCGGTGAGCGGACCCGACCGCGCCCGGCTCACCGGCCACGGCCTGGCCACCACCGAGGTCGCCACCGTCGTCGGGATGACCTTCTTCAACCAGCGCCCCGGCCGGGTCCTCGCCGACCGGGCCGTGCGCCGCGCCCTGGTCTCCGCCCTGGACCGCCGGGGGCTCGCCAACGTCGCCGTGGGCGGCACCGGCAGGCCCGCCGCGGACTTCGGCGCCGAGGGGTCCGTCTGCCATGGAGACCTCGCCGACGCCCACCTGCCCACGCGGGACGCCGACGAGGCCCTGCGGGAAGCGGGCTGGACCCGCTCGGCCGGCGGTGCGCGGACCAAGGACGGCCGGACGCTGCGGCTCCGCCTGATCACCAGCCCCGATCTCGGCCCGACCCTGGCGTC from Streptomyces drozdowiczii carries:
- a CDS encoding ABC transporter substrate-binding protein; the encoded protein is MLRRTPPAVLTAALTATALALSGCGGVARSSTTTPLVDRGTVRIAEAGETPSFDPYSTFGASQAHYAYDSLVNPTPGGGLATGLATSWRATATTAVFTLRAGVTCSDGTPLTASAVARSLTYAADPDNQLAGARTVLPNVPFTARADDRTRTVSVSADAPFPFLIRTVGLLPIVCPAGLDRPGSLARATQGTGPYVLTRFSPGGPYEFTVRDGYTWGPDGATTAARGLPERIRLSVVPQTSTAANLLLTGGVDIAPVSGPDRARLTGHGLATTEVATVVGMTFFNQRPGRVLADRAVRRALVSALDRRGLANVAVGGTGRPAADFGAEGSVCHGDLADAHLPTRDADEALREAGWTRSAGGARTKDGRTLRLRLITSPDLGPTLASVAELMARRWTALGAKVELVTESLPALVNAMYTTADFDVVVGSTPGFALPAGFIPFFSGPAPAGGLNFAGVVNPEYDALVARALREPDTTGCATWNRAAAALLRSADALPIAEGRSGVYGHRTTFTTTFGGRLVPTSIRLHQ